A single region of the Vicia villosa cultivar HV-30 ecotype Madison, WI linkage group LG4, Vvil1.0, whole genome shotgun sequence genome encodes:
- the LOC131600071 gene encoding uncharacterized protein LOC131600071 isoform X1, with protein MNKKKANRFRTKRKKGDSKKVSHYSQASNQNVERCQNSSLVDETENVNEVSLLRQKIVEAIDKLEKQKQDNRKKLIDLLMMSGIQTPDLLANHTIGGPIDFIKMIDEKIKEIDAKIASLN; from the exons ATGAATAAGAAGAAGGCAAATCGTTTCCGTACAAAAAGAAAGAAGGGTGATTCAAAGAAG gtCTCTCATTATTCACAGGCAAgcaatcaaaatgttgaaaggtGTCAGAATTCATCTCTAGTAGATGAAACAGAGAATGTGAACGAAGTGAGTCTTCTCCGACAGAAAATTGTTGAAGCTATAGACAAATTGGAAAAGCAGAAACAAGACAATCGGAAGAAACTGATAGATCTTCTTATGATGAGTGGCATTCAAACTCCAGATTTGCTAGCCAACCACACTATTGGCGGTCCAATCGATTTCATCAAGATGATAGATGAGAAAATTAAGGAGATTGATGCTAAGATTGCTTCACTCAATTGA
- the LOC131600071 gene encoding uncharacterized protein LOC131600071 isoform X2, which translates to MNKKKANRFRTKRKKGDSKKASNQNVERCQNSSLVDETENVNEVSLLRQKIVEAIDKLEKQKQDNRKKLIDLLMMSGIQTPDLLANHTIGGPIDFIKMIDEKIKEIDAKIASLN; encoded by the exons ATGAATAAGAAGAAGGCAAATCGTTTCCGTACAAAAAGAAAGAAGGGTGATTCAAAGAAG GCAAgcaatcaaaatgttgaaaggtGTCAGAATTCATCTCTAGTAGATGAAACAGAGAATGTGAACGAAGTGAGTCTTCTCCGACAGAAAATTGTTGAAGCTATAGACAAATTGGAAAAGCAGAAACAAGACAATCGGAAGAAACTGATAGATCTTCTTATGATGAGTGGCATTCAAACTCCAGATTTGCTAGCCAACCACACTATTGGCGGTCCAATCGATTTCATCAAGATGATAGATGAGAAAATTAAGGAGATTGATGCTAAGATTGCTTCACTCAATTGA
- the LOC131600073 gene encoding uncharacterized protein LOC131600073, with protein sequence MNKKKANRFCTKRKKGDSLKVSHNSPASNQNVERCQNSSLVDETKNVNEESLLRQKIVEARDKLEKQKQDNRKKLIDLLMMSGIQTPDLLANHTIGSPIDFIKMIDEKIKEIDAKIASLN encoded by the exons ATGAATAAGAAGAAGGCGAATCGTTTCTGTACAAAAAGAAAGAAGGGTGATTCACTGAAG gtCTCTCATAATTCACCGGCAAgcaatcaaaatgttgaaaggtGTCAGAATTCATCTCTAGTAGATGAAACGAAGAATGTGAACGAAGAGAGTCTTCTCCGACAGAAAATTGTTGAAGCTAGAGACAAATTGGAAAAGCAGAAACAAGACAATCGGAAGAAACTGATAGATCTTCTTATGATGAGTGGCATTCAAACTCCAGATTTGCTAGCCAACCACACTATTGGCAGTCCAATCGATTTCATCAAGATGATAGATGAGAAAATTAAGGAGATTGATGCTAAGATTGCTTCACTTAATTGA